From one Bradyrhizobium sp. Ash2021 genomic stretch:
- a CDS encoding S9 family peptidase, with amino-acid sequence MVSQQTGNFGSWISPITADAAVAETGSLSEPRIDGDNIYWIEGRPLEKGRNVVVARAADGTIRDITPSPFNVRSQVYSYGGGAYAVSNNVVYFVNFGDNQIYQQVAGGAPTKITSSAKSLFADICVDAARNRLIAIREEHPNGDVIKAIHTLVAIDIATGREATLDSGWDFYSSPTLNVDGSRLAWLSWQHPNMPWTSTYLNVAGLDQAGTLTDKQIVQGGSESLFQPQWSPDGRLYFISDRTDFWNLYRWNASGVERVLARDAEFGVPQWQLGLSTYAFMSPDILIYSFVQNGTWRLGWLEIPTLIAHDYPMEFSSLSGVHASATTIVLRCATMTSPPAIATVDVNTGAVSPIKLLVPSDSLQKFQNYFSTPQSIEFPTSNGDIAHAFYYRPYNPDWQAPASERPPLLVKSHGGPTTATVSALNFSVQFWTSRGFGVLDVNYRGSTGYGRKYRERLYGQWGVIDVADCISGAKFLAARGDVDGGRLAVTGGSAGGYTTLCGLTFHTEFAVGASYYGISDLIALATETHKFELHYTDWLIEPFRPNSALYYDRSPINFTDRLSAPVIFLHGKDDQVVPINQAQRMYSALQRRNIPTCLLIFQDEKHGFRQSAHLRQALEAELLFYSMNLTRAPLTS; translated from the coding sequence ATGGTGAGTCAGCAGACCGGGAATTTCGGATCATGGATCTCCCCCATCACAGCCGACGCGGCCGTGGCCGAAACCGGGTCACTCTCGGAGCCGCGGATTGACGGCGACAATATCTACTGGATCGAGGGGAGACCCCTCGAGAAGGGCCGCAACGTCGTGGTGGCCAGAGCCGCCGACGGCACGATCAGAGACATTACGCCGTCCCCCTTCAATGTGAGATCGCAGGTCTATAGTTACGGTGGGGGCGCCTATGCCGTCAGCAACAACGTCGTGTATTTCGTCAATTTCGGCGACAATCAAATCTACCAACAGGTCGCGGGCGGCGCGCCGACGAAAATCACGTCTAGTGCGAAAAGCTTGTTTGCAGATATTTGCGTCGACGCCGCACGAAATCGACTGATCGCAATAAGGGAGGAGCATCCGAACGGCGACGTCATCAAAGCGATCCATACGCTGGTCGCCATCGACATCGCTACGGGCCGCGAAGCAACGCTCGATAGCGGATGGGACTTCTACTCGTCGCCGACGCTCAACGTGGATGGGTCAAGACTTGCGTGGCTGAGCTGGCAACATCCAAACATGCCGTGGACTTCCACTTATCTGAATGTAGCAGGTCTCGATCAGGCGGGCACGCTGACAGACAAACAGATCGTCCAAGGCGGTTCCGAATCGTTATTTCAACCCCAATGGTCGCCAGACGGGAGGCTTTACTTCATTTCCGACCGCACGGATTTCTGGAACCTATACCGTTGGAACGCCTCCGGCGTGGAGCGGGTCCTAGCTCGAGACGCGGAATTCGGTGTCCCTCAGTGGCAACTCGGTCTTTCAACCTACGCGTTTATGTCACCAGACATTCTGATCTACTCGTTTGTCCAAAACGGTACATGGCGCCTGGGCTGGTTAGAAATACCGACACTGATCGCTCACGACTATCCGATGGAATTTTCCTCCTTGTCGGGTGTGCATGCGTCGGCAACAACCATAGTGCTGCGTTGTGCCACAATGACCTCGCCGCCGGCAATCGCGACCGTCGATGTGAACACGGGAGCGGTTTCGCCGATCAAGCTTTTGGTTCCATCAGACAGCTTGCAAAAATTCCAAAACTACTTTTCGACGCCGCAATCGATCGAATTTCCGACTAGCAACGGCGACATCGCCCACGCCTTTTATTATCGTCCGTACAATCCGGACTGGCAGGCGCCAGCTTCGGAAAGACCTCCCTTGCTCGTGAAGAGCCATGGCGGGCCGACCACCGCGACCGTTTCGGCGCTCAATTTTTCGGTACAATTCTGGACCAGTCGGGGATTCGGTGTTCTTGACGTGAATTATCGCGGAAGCACCGGGTATGGAAGGAAATACCGGGAAAGGCTTTACGGTCAGTGGGGTGTTATTGACGTCGCGGATTGCATTTCGGGCGCGAAATTCCTTGCCGCTCGTGGCGATGTCGACGGCGGAAGGTTGGCGGTCACGGGCGGCAGCGCTGGCGGCTATACGACGTTGTGCGGGCTCACTTTTCATACCGAATTTGCCGTCGGTGCGAGCTACTACGGAATCAGTGATCTGATCGCACTCGCCACCGAGACTCATAAATTCGAGCTGCATTACACCGACTGGCTTATCGAGCCGTTTAGGCCGAACAGCGCACTTTACTACGACCGTTCGCCGATCAATTTCACCGATAGGCTGTCCGCTCCAGTGATATTCCTCCACGGTAAGGACGATCAGGTCGTACCGATCAATCAGGCTCAAAGGATGTATTCGGCGCTTCAACGCCGAAATATCCCGACCTGTCTGCTTATATTCCAGGACGAGAAGCACGGATTTCGTCAGTCGGCACATCTTCGCCAGGCGCTTGAAGCGGAGCTTCTGTTCTATTCCATGAACCTGACACGGGCTCCGCTTACATCGTGA
- a CDS encoding PilZ domain-containing protein, with translation MIERRALQRIEINQAAVLHFDRISGVYCCVVKDVSDQGAKFQCPFYVFSSDLDLSVDGFKTSKRCHVVWRHGTTCGVRFVN, from the coding sequence ATGATTGAGCGTCGCGCCCTGCAACGGATTGAAATCAACCAGGCCGCGGTGCTCCACTTTGACCGAATTTCCGGCGTTTACTGCTGCGTCGTGAAAGATGTCAGCGATCAGGGGGCCAAATTTCAGTGCCCGTTTTACGTCTTTTCTTCTGATTTGGATCTGTCAGTTGATGGCTTCAAAACATCAAAGCGCTGCCATGTCGTGTGGCGGCACGGGACTACATGCGGCGTCAGGTTTGTCAATTGA